A DNA window from Scomber japonicus isolate fScoJap1 chromosome 14, fScoJap1.pri, whole genome shotgun sequence contains the following coding sequences:
- the LOC128372460 gene encoding immunoglobulin lambda-1 light chain-like, which yields MLFLPAAALCCLCSALVAMAAQLIQDDLTLTRRAGETVSFSCRGTEQCRTDWVFWYQKKETFTVLLEMNRKESKNCQMDKRYNHPQKNDFTSERKGNGCELVIQTVQLSHSATYYCNCVKGNVRSFLSGTKLFVVEQVVKPVVSVYRAASRAHLEGKSSLLCLASAMSPPLVQFSWKRQKKNGPLEELTSAEGEQLELREPGRSASILLLHQQEDSTYKYSCYVKHEGGTVVAQTEQGNEGLVTVRALTFDSFSVSEVPAPAAFVPSQYQVLLLCVLYTVLIVKSLVYCCGLSLLMILRNKGPSTNRTHAD from the exons ATGcttttcctcccagctgctgctctgtgctgtctgtgttcag cgctggttgccatggcagcacagCTGATTCAGGATGATTTAACATTGACCAGGAGAGCTGGTGAAACAGTCTCCTTCAGCTGTCGAGGAACGGAGCAGTGTAGGACTGACTGGGTCTTTTggtaccaaaaaaaagaaacattcacaGTGCTTCTTGAGATGAATAGGAAAGAAtcaaaaaactgtcaaatggATAAACGTTACAATCATCCACAGAAAAATGATTTCACATCCGAAAGAAAAGGAAACGGCTGTGAGTTGGTGATCCAGACAGTTCAACTCTCACATTCAGCCACCTACTACTGTAACTGTGTGAAAG GCAACGTCCGGAGCTTTCTCTCTGGAACTAAACTGTTTGTAG TTGAGCAGGTAGTGAAGCCCGTGGTGAGCGTGTACCGAGCAGCATCCAGAGCCCACCTGGAGGGGAAGAGCTCCCTGCTGTGTCTGGCCTCAGCCATGTCTCCTCCTCTGGTCCAGTTCTcctggaaaagacagaagaagaacggCCCGCTGGAGGAGCTGACCTCTGCTGAGGGAGAGCAGCTGGAGCTCAGAGAGCCGGGACGCAGCGCCTCcatcctgctgctccatcagcaaGAGGACAGCACATATAAATACAGCTGCTACGTCAAGCATGAGGGGGGCACAGTGGTGGCCCAAACAGAACAAGGTAATGAAGGCTTGGTGACTGT cagagcgcTGACATTTGActccttttctgtttcagaggttccagctccagcagctttTGTCCCGTCTCAGTACcaggtgctgctgctctgtgtgctgTACACAGTGCTGATAGTGAAGAGTCTGGTGTACTGCTGTGGACTCTCTCTGCTGATGATCCTCAGAAACAAGGGACCGTCCACCAACCGCACACATGCTGACTGA